The Parabacteroides sp. AD58 genome includes a window with the following:
- a CDS encoding VWA domain-containing protein, translating to MFRFANPEFLYLLLVLPALVVFYIYAVIQKRRAVKRYGNPALLAELMPDVSPKRQHLKFWLSFAAIALIIFVIAGPQFGSKLETVKRQGVEIMVCLDVSNSMLSEDVSPSRLDKAKQMLAKLTDGLSNDKVGMIVFAGDAFTQLPITSDYISAKMFLSSISPEMISTQGTAIGAAINLAARSFTPNESSDKAIIVITDGENHEDDAVGAAKMASEKGIHVNIVGIGDPKGAPIPMGSANNYLKDNAGNVVITKLNEQMCQEIAAAGNGMYVRADNTNSALRALQKEIEKMNKTEMDSKVYSEYDEQFQILAWIALVLLIADVLTLDRKNRIFKKIKLFS from the coding sequence ATGTTTCGTTTTGCAAATCCGGAATTTTTGTATCTGCTGTTGGTATTGCCGGCATTGGTTGTCTTTTACATCTATGCCGTCATTCAAAAGCGGAGAGCAGTAAAGCGTTATGGTAATCCGGCCTTGTTGGCTGAATTGATGCCGGATGTATCGCCCAAACGCCAGCATTTGAAGTTTTGGCTTTCATTTGCAGCCATTGCATTGATCATATTTGTAATAGCCGGTCCGCAGTTTGGCTCCAAGCTTGAAACGGTTAAACGTCAGGGTGTGGAAATCATGGTCTGTCTGGATGTCTCGAATTCCATGTTATCAGAAGACGTGTCGCCCAGCCGATTGGATAAAGCCAAACAGATGCTGGCCAAATTGACCGACGGTCTTTCAAATGACAAGGTAGGTATGATTGTCTTTGCAGGTGATGCCTTTACACAGTTGCCCATTACGTCTGATTATATATCGGCCAAGATGTTCTTGTCGTCTATCAGTCCGGAAATGATCTCAACACAAGGTACGGCGATTGGAGCTGCCATTAACCTGGCTGCCCGTTCGTTTACCCCCAATGAAAGTTCAGATAAGGCTATCATCGTGATTACAGATGGTGAGAACCACGAAGATGATGCTGTCGGTGCGGCCAAGATGGCGTCCGAAAAAGGTATTCATGTGAATATTGTCGGTATTGGTGATCCGAAAGGGGCACCTATTCCAATGGGTAGTGCAAACAATTATCTGAAGGATAATGCCGGGAATGTGGTTATTACGAAGCTGAATGAACAGATGTGCCAGGAGATTGCCGCAGCCGGTAATGGCATGTATGTACGGGCTGATAATACCAATTCGGCCTTACGTGCCTTGCAGAAGGAGATTGAGAAGATGAATAAAACAGAAATGGACAGTAAAGTCTATTCAGAATATGACGAACAGTTTCAGATTCTGGCGTGGATCGCTCTGGTTCTGTTGATAGCCGACGTGTTAACGCTCGACCGGAAGAACCGGATCTTCAAGAAGATAAAATTGTTCTCTTAA
- a CDS encoding vWA domain-containing protein: MVFANPTYLYLLLLLVPLIGWYIYKLHKSQASLQVSSSEAFQLPGTSSWKVYLRHLPFALRMLAIALLIVVLARPQSTNSWQNSSTEGIDIVMAMDISTSMLAEDLKPNRLEAAKDVAASFINGRQNDNIGLVVFAAESFTQCPLTIDHGVLLNLFKDIQPGIIQDGTAIGLGLANAVSRIKDSQAKSKVIILLTDGVNNTGEIAPVTAAEIAKTFGIRVYTIGVGTQGEAPYPIPTAFGVQYQNIPVEIDEQVLKQIASTTGGQYFRATDNSSLKEIYSEIDQLEKTKISVQEFSKKQEEYKNWALLVFALLLVEVLLRNTVLRNIP; the protein is encoded by the coding sequence ATGGTATTTGCAAATCCTACATATTTATATTTGTTGTTGTTACTGGTCCCGTTGATTGGCTGGTACATCTACAAGTTACATAAGAGTCAGGCCAGTTTGCAGGTCTCTTCATCAGAAGCTTTTCAGTTGCCGGGAACGTCATCCTGGAAAGTTTATCTGCGACATCTGCCATTTGCCTTGCGTATGTTGGCAATAGCCTTGTTGATTGTAGTGCTGGCTCGTCCGCAATCAACCAACAGCTGGCAGAATTCTTCTACGGAAGGTATTGATATTGTGATGGCCATGGATATCTCAACCAGTATGCTGGCTGAAGATTTGAAGCCGAATCGTCTGGAAGCTGCCAAAGATGTAGCGGCGTCGTTCATTAATGGCCGGCAGAATGATAACATCGGTCTGGTTGTTTTTGCAGCAGAGAGTTTTACACAGTGTCCGTTAACCATTGATCATGGTGTTTTGCTGAATCTGTTTAAAGATATACAACCGGGTATCATTCAGGATGGAACGGCCATCGGCTTAGGCTTGGCAAATGCCGTAAGCCGTATCAAAGACAGTCAGGCAAAGTCGAAGGTGATCATCCTGCTGACGGATGGTGTAAACAATACCGGCGAGATTGCTCCAGTAACGGCGGCCGAAATAGCGAAAACTTTCGGTATCCGTGTTTATACCATTGGTGTAGGAACACAAGGCGAAGCGCCTTATCCGATTCCGACAGCTTTTGGTGTGCAATATCAGAATATACCGGTAGAAATTGATGAACAGGTATTGAAACAGATTGCCTCGACAACAGGAGGGCAGTATTTCCGTGCGACGGACAATTCAAGCCTGAAAGAAATCTACTCGGAGATTGATCAGTTGGAAAAGACGAAAATCAGTGTACAGGAATTCAGCAAGAAACAGGAAGAATATAAAAACTGGGCTTTGCTGGTATTTGCCTTGTTGCTGGTGGAAGTTTTGTTGAGAAATACAGTGTTAAGAAATATTCCATAA
- a CDS encoding DUF58 domain-containing protein gives METSELLKKVRRIEIKTRGLSRNIFAGQYHSAFKGRGMAFSEVREYQYGDDIRDIDWNVTARYIRPYVKVFEEERELTVMLLIDVSGSRDFGSVNVMKKEIITEIAATLAFSAIQNNDKIGVIFFSDKVEKFIPPQKGRKHILYVIRELIDFQPEDRKTDISQVLKYLTNAIKKRCTAFLISDFINKDSFKDALTVANRKHDMVAIQVYDQRETELPSVGLMKIKDAETGKEQWIDTSSSRVRQAYKEWWEKRQEAMDTTFKKCRVDSVSIRTEDDYVKSLMALFEKRN, from the coding sequence ATGGAAACAAGTGAACTGTTAAAGAAAGTCCGTCGGATCGAAATCAAGACTCGTGGCCTTTCACGTAATATTTTTGCGGGGCAATACCACTCAGCATTCAAGGGACGTGGTATGGCTTTCAGTGAAGTGCGTGAATACCAGTACGGGGATGATATTCGTGACATTGACTGGAATGTGACTGCGCGCTATATCCGTCCGTATGTAAAAGTCTTCGAAGAAGAGCGAGAATTGACCGTGATGTTGCTGATTGATGTATCGGGCAGCCGCGATTTCGGTTCCGTCAATGTGATGAAGAAAGAAATCATCACGGAGATTGCCGCGACATTAGCTTTTTCGGCCATACAGAACAACGATAAGATCGGGGTGATTTTCTTCTCAGACAAGGTGGAAAAATTCATTCCGCCGCAGAAAGGAAGAAAGCACATCCTGTATGTCATCCGTGAACTGATCGATTTTCAGCCGGAAGACCGCAAGACGGATATCAGTCAGGTGCTGAAATACCTGACGAATGCCATCAAAAAGCGCTGTACGGCTTTCCTGATCTCTGACTTTATCAATAAAGACAGCTTCAAGGATGCTTTGACGGTAGCCAACCGCAAGCATGACATGGTAGCTATCCAGGTATATGACCAGCGTGAGACAGAGTTGCCTTCGGTTGGTCTGATGAAGATCAAGGATGCTGAAACCGGAAAAGAACAGTGGATTGATACATCATCGTCGCGTGTCCGCCAGGCATACAAGGAATGGTGGGAGAAACGGCAGGAAGCAATGGATACGACATTCAAGAAATGCCGCGTCGATTCGGTCTCCATCCGTACGGAAGATGATTATGTGAAGTCGTTAATGGCTCTTTTCGAAAAACGAAATTAA
- a CDS encoding AAA family ATPase: MSQTVDIRELNERIESKSSFVNMITMGMDQVIVGQKHLVESLLIGLLSDGHILLEGVPGLAKTLAIKTLSSLIDAQYSRIQFTPDLLPADVIGTMIYSQKSEEFQVKQGPVFANFVLADEINRAPAKVQSALLEAMQERQVTIGERTYKLPEPFLVMATQNPIEQEGTYPLPEAQVDRFMLKVIISYPKKEEEKLIIRQNISGVKPDIKPILKKEEIMEARKVVREVYLDEKIERYIVDIVFATRFPQEHGLPNLANMISFGASPRASISLALAARAYAFIKRRGYVIPEDIRAVCHDVLRHRIGLSYEAEANNLTTEEVISEILNKVEVP, translated from the coding sequence ATGAGTCAGACTGTGGATATTCGCGAATTAAATGAGCGAATTGAGAGTAAGAGTTCCTTCGTAAATATGATTACGATGGGTATGGACCAGGTTATTGTAGGTCAGAAACATTTGGTTGAATCGTTGTTGATCGGTTTGCTTTCTGATGGACATATCTTGTTGGAAGGTGTTCCTGGTTTGGCAAAGACTTTAGCCATCAAAACATTGTCATCATTGATTGACGCACAATACAGCCGAATACAGTTCACCCCGGATTTGCTGCCGGCCGACGTAATCGGTACCATGATTTATAGTCAGAAAAGCGAAGAATTCCAAGTTAAACAAGGTCCGGTCTTCGCTAATTTTGTATTAGCCGATGAAATAAACCGTGCTCCGGCCAAGGTACAGAGTGCTTTGCTCGAAGCCATGCAGGAACGCCAAGTAACTATTGGTGAACGGACATACAAGCTGCCGGAACCATTCCTGGTAATGGCTACACAGAACCCGATCGAACAGGAAGGTACTTATCCGCTGCCTGAAGCTCAGGTGGACCGTTTCATGCTGAAGGTTATCATCAGCTATCCGAAGAAAGAAGAAGAAAAACTGATTATCCGTCAGAATATATCAGGCGTTAAACCGGACATCAAGCCGATCTTGAAGAAAGAAGAAATCATGGAAGCCCGCAAGGTGGTTCGTGAAGTTTATCTGGATGAAAAGATCGAGCGTTACATTGTCGATATCGTCTTTGCCACTCGTTTCCCGCAAGAACACGGATTGCCTAATCTGGCAAATATGATTTCCTTCGGAGCTTCTCCGCGTGCATCCATCAGTTTGGCATTGGCTGCCCGTGCTTATGCCTTCATCAAGCGCAGAGGTTATGTCATTCCGGAAGATATCCGTGCCGTTTGTCACGATGTATTGCGCCATCGTATCGGATTGAGCTACGAGGCTGAAGCGAACAATCTGACAACGGAAGAGGTAATCAGCGAGATTCTGAATAAGGTTGAAGTACCTTAA
- a CDS encoding GH92 family glycosyl hydrolase: MHTYLTSLLFVSGLAFGVATAQAEQLWTIGQNDNQATGFALAPDQYKDFLAHDFGYEDRYFLIGYSDASKDFPYVIPGPADSWGGTGGTSGWRTHETTLLFGIDKKPDAGTWKLIIDVLDNAVEQPPLLKVTINGESWKFQLPAGKNARSIEGDLNGTQENRIEIPIDNALIHQGGNEIRLSVLEGSWILFDQICLDSPEGVRLQKPQKAFIRRASAAAYEIEQNGQRFQPLLIDVEELDKQPRLSVELDGKSIFSQRLDTARYVFEAPMPAVTAPKESQYCIRIDGKMVEKGTVLREPQRLQTYADYVDTRIGTGHSRWMIAPGPWMPFSMVKLSPDNQNAGWQAGYQPTFENTGCFSHIHEWTLGGLGLMPTNGKLVIQEGDEMDPDSGYRSRIRKQTEQAGIGYYAIHLDDYDIDAELTATTRCGFQRYTFPQDRDGARVLVDLHIPTEYDYVLSDIEIKKVGPNRIEGVSHQLSRNVWSNDADQDYRLYFVLEFDQPIQEMGGWTDGTVVKTDHLTGKDLKDAGLFLQFDVRENPVVQVRSGISLVSLENAALNLKTEISEPFGWSFEAVRDHQRAVWNELFGRVEIFTADRQEKVRFYNNMYRALCSRNTWSDVNGQWISTDKKIHQLANQDDVALGCDAFWNTFWNLNQFWNLVTPEWSHRWVNSQLAMYDANGWLAKGPAGMNYIPVMVAEHEIPLIVGAYQMGIQDFDTDKALEAMIKMQTTPSQKVFAGYAGNRDLEAYLKYQYVPSDLGRFSNSLEYAFDDWTVGQFAKAIGNEKVYKEFNQRGSWWKHVIEPKSGFATLKDSKGKWAADFDPFRSGANHHYVEGNAWQLTYFVPQDVPALAAAIGKDRFIERLEWGFQASEPWRYNAPNDQYWDFPVVQGNQQSMHFAFLFNWVGKPWLTQKWSRSIIDRYYGSGIANAYLGDEDQGQMSAWFIMAAVGLFQTDGGCQTEPVYEIASPLYEKIVLHLDHRYGRGKEFIIEARNASRKNKYIQSAVLNGKELNSFKFPAAELLKGGSLVLEMSEKPNKNWSK; the protein is encoded by the coding sequence ATGCATACTTACCTTACATCTCTTCTGTTTGTATCTGGATTAGCTTTTGGCGTTGCCACAGCTCAAGCAGAACAACTCTGGACAATTGGTCAGAACGATAATCAGGCGACAGGCTTTGCCTTAGCTCCCGATCAATATAAGGACTTTCTGGCTCACGACTTCGGTTATGAAGACCGTTATTTCTTAATCGGATATTCGGATGCTTCGAAAGATTTTCCGTATGTTATTCCAGGTCCGGCCGACAGTTGGGGTGGAACTGGCGGAACTTCCGGCTGGCGGACACATGAAACCACGCTTCTATTCGGTATAGACAAGAAACCGGATGCTGGCACTTGGAAACTGATAATTGATGTGCTCGACAATGCGGTTGAACAACCTCCGCTTCTGAAAGTAACAATCAACGGAGAATCCTGGAAATTCCAGTTACCCGCCGGCAAAAATGCCCGGTCAATCGAAGGAGATTTGAACGGAACACAAGAAAACCGGATAGAAATTCCTATCGACAATGCCCTCATTCATCAGGGCGGTAACGAAATCCGTCTATCCGTTCTGGAAGGTTCGTGGATTCTTTTCGACCAGATCTGTCTGGACAGTCCGGAAGGTGTTCGCTTGCAAAAGCCCCAAAAGGCATTTATTCGCCGCGCATCTGCTGCCGCATACGAAATAGAACAAAACGGACAACGCTTCCAACCTTTGCTGATTGATGTGGAAGAGTTGGATAAACAACCGCGTCTATCCGTTGAACTCGACGGGAAATCTATTTTCAGCCAGCGGTTGGATACGGCGCGTTATGTCTTTGAAGCACCGATGCCGGCAGTAACTGCGCCCAAAGAAAGCCAATATTGCATCCGGATCGACGGGAAAATGGTAGAAAAAGGTACGGTTCTTCGTGAACCTCAACGACTCCAAACGTATGCTGACTACGTAGATACCCGCATCGGTACCGGACACTCCCGCTGGATGATCGCACCCGGGCCGTGGATGCCTTTCAGCATGGTAAAGCTCAGCCCCGACAACCAGAATGCAGGCTGGCAGGCGGGTTATCAGCCGACGTTCGAAAACACCGGTTGCTTCAGTCACATCCATGAATGGACGTTAGGCGGGCTCGGACTGATGCCGACCAACGGAAAGCTGGTTATTCAGGAAGGAGATGAAATGGATCCGGATTCGGGTTACCGCTCTCGTATCCGCAAGCAAACCGAACAGGCAGGCATCGGATACTATGCCATCCATCTGGATGATTATGATATCGACGCAGAACTGACGGCTACGACACGCTGCGGATTCCAGCGATATACATTTCCACAAGACCGGGATGGCGCCCGCGTGCTGGTCGATCTTCACATTCCTACTGAATATGATTATGTATTAAGTGATATCGAAATAAAGAAAGTCGGACCGAACCGGATTGAAGGTGTCAGTCATCAGCTGTCACGCAATGTATGGAGCAATGATGCCGACCAGGATTACCGGCTTTATTTCGTGCTGGAATTCGACCAGCCTATTCAGGAAATGGGCGGATGGACAGACGGAACAGTCGTCAAGACAGACCATCTGACAGGAAAAGACCTGAAAGATGCCGGTCTCTTTCTGCAGTTTGACGTCAGAGAGAACCCAGTTGTACAGGTCCGTTCCGGTATTTCGTTAGTAAGCCTCGAGAATGCCGCTCTCAATCTGAAGACAGAAATCAGCGAACCCTTCGGCTGGAGCTTCGAAGCCGTACGAGATCACCAGCGAGCTGTCTGGAACGAATTATTCGGCCGCGTGGAAATCTTTACAGCCGACCGCCAGGAGAAAGTTCGTTTCTATAATAATATGTATCGGGCGCTCTGCAGCCGGAACACATGGAGCGATGTAAATGGTCAATGGATCTCGACAGATAAGAAAATTCATCAGCTGGCCAACCAGGACGACGTAGCCTTAGGATGTGACGCCTTCTGGAATACATTCTGGAACTTGAACCAGTTTTGGAACTTGGTAACTCCCGAATGGAGTCATCGGTGGGTGAACTCTCAACTTGCCATGTACGATGCCAACGGATGGCTGGCAAAAGGTCCGGCAGGCATGAATTATATTCCGGTGATGGTTGCCGAGCACGAAATACCACTGATTGTAGGCGCCTATCAAATGGGCATTCAGGATTTTGATACAGACAAAGCTCTTGAAGCCATGATAAAGATGCAAACGACACCTTCGCAGAAAGTATTTGCCGGATATGCCGGGAACCGTGATCTGGAAGCCTATCTCAAATATCAATATGTGCCATCCGACTTGGGCCGTTTCTCCAATTCCCTGGAATATGCTTTCGACGACTGGACAGTCGGCCAATTTGCCAAAGCCATCGGAAACGAAAAGGTTTATAAGGAATTCAACCAACGCGGCTCGTGGTGGAAACATGTAATTGAACCGAAGTCAGGCTTTGCTACCTTGAAAGACAGCAAAGGAAAATGGGCCGCCGACTTTGACCCGTTCCGTTCAGGAGCTAATCACCATTATGTAGAAGGGAATGCCTGGCAACTCACCTATTTCGTTCCACAAGATGTCCCGGCATTGGCAGCAGCCATTGGCAAAGACCGCTTCATCGAACGGCTGGAATGGGGATTTCAAGCCAGCGAACCTTGGAGATACAACGCACCCAACGATCAATACTGGGATTTTCCGGTCGTACAGGGCAATCAGCAGTCCATGCATTTTGCCTTCCTGTTTAACTGGGTCGGAAAGCCCTGGCTTACCCAGAAATGGAGCCGGTCCATCATTGACCGTTATTATGGTTCTGGTATAGCCAATGCCTATCTTGGAGATGAAGACCAGGGACAAATGAGCGCGTGGTTCATTATGGCAGCTGTCGGACTTTTCCAGACAGATGGAGGTTGCCAGACAGAACCTGTTTACGAAATAGCCAGTCCGCTATATGAAAAGATAGTTCTCCATCTCGATCATCGGTATGGAAGAGGAAAAGAATTTATCATCGAAGCCAGAAATGCTTCCCGAAAGAATAAGTATATACAATCTGCCGTGCTTAATGGAAAGGAACTGAACTCATTTAAGTTTCCGGCAGCTGAATTACTGAAAGGAGGAAGTCTGGTTTTGGAAATGAGTGAGAAACCAAATAAAAACTGGAGTAAATAA
- a CDS encoding glycosyltransferase family 2 protein translates to MKHIPRLLLIVPCYNEEEVLPETIHRLTDMLALLKQQQLVSVGHILIVDDGSTDNTWQMIEAFALKHKEISGLKLVHNSGHQQALWAGLEYAVDRSDVTISVDADLQDDIRVIPQMLTYYLQGIDIVYGIRKERKSDTFLKRFSAQLFYKVMGSLTGDIIYNHADFRLISNRALQALLQYPERNLFLRGLVSSLGFPSAMVYYDRQKRPAGQSKYPLCKMLSFAAEGITSFSIRPLQGIVLLGLLFILISVGVIIYAIAVYWEGETIPGWTSILVSLWLIGGSMMTAIGIIGEYIGKIYKEVKKRPRYLVDKTTEWQDDNQEKES, encoded by the coding sequence ATGAAACATATACCTCGGTTGTTACTCATCGTTCCCTGTTATAATGAAGAGGAAGTCTTACCGGAGACCATTCATCGTCTGACTGATATGCTGGCTTTGCTGAAGCAGCAGCAATTGGTATCTGTCGGACATATTCTTATTGTCGATGATGGCAGCACCGACAACACCTGGCAGATGATTGAGGCATTTGCGCTGAAGCATAAAGAAATCTCCGGATTGAAGTTGGTGCATAATTCCGGACATCAGCAAGCGTTGTGGGCCGGATTGGAATATGCTGTTGACCGTTCGGATGTGACTATTTCGGTCGATGCCGATTTACAGGATGATATTCGGGTGATACCTCAGATGCTGACGTATTATTTGCAGGGTATTGATATTGTGTATGGCATCCGGAAAGAGCGGAAGTCAGATACTTTCTTAAAGCGTTTTTCTGCCCAGCTGTTCTATAAAGTAATGGGCAGCCTGACCGGAGACATTATCTATAATCATGCCGACTTTCGCCTGATAAGCAACCGGGCTTTGCAGGCGTTGCTGCAATATCCTGAGCGGAATCTGTTCTTGCGTGGTCTGGTCAGTTCTTTGGGTTTCCCGTCGGCTATGGTTTATTATGACCGACAGAAAAGACCGGCCGGCCAATCCAAATATCCGTTGTGTAAAATGCTGAGTTTCGCGGCTGAAGGCATCACTTCTTTTTCCATACGTCCTTTGCAGGGCATCGTTCTGTTGGGCCTTTTGTTCATCCTGATCTCTGTCGGTGTGATCATTTATGCGATTGCAGTTTATTGGGAAGGTGAAACTATTCCGGGCTGGACTTCCATATTGGTTTCGTTGTGGCTGATTGGCGGCTCGATGATGACGGCTATCGGCATTATCGGCGAATATATCGGGAAAATCTATAAGGAGGTGAAAAAACGGCCTCGCTATCTGGTGGATAAAACGACTGAATGGCAGGATGATAATCAGGAGAAAGAGTCATAG
- a CDS encoding MBOAT family O-acyltransferase: MNALMMMQTGLFDGLSWSKLGDLLVYHPEEPMLFSSGLFFCLFCIFSLFYVALWKHTLARIIYVTLFSLYFYYKSSGLWFGLLIFTASSDFLIARIMTRLDETWKKKCMVTLSLCVNLGMLAYFKYFNFLLDLGSSFLRELGVWFHYQPWASLEVAPLQIFLPVGISFFTFQSISYVIDVYRGRIQPLNRWIDYVFYVSFFPQLVAGPIVRARDFIPQIYRNPIVTRDEFGEGIFLIVCGLFKKCVISDYISLNFVDRVFDAPALYTGLENLMGVYGYTLQIYCDFSGYSDMAIGIALLLGFRFNINFDSPYQSATITEFWRRWHISLSSWLKDYLYISLGGNRKGKRRTYVNLILTMLLGGLWHGASVRFILWGALHGVALAIHKAVMAAFSSFKKVGNEMTPLRRVVGVFITFHLVCFGWILFRADSMQKVGEMLTQIVSNFHPEVFLQFVSGYKGVFALMIIGYVFHFIPKRIEMYLQKWVTDSPLVVQALLLSLAILTVVQFKSAGVQPFIYFQF, from the coding sequence ATGAATGCATTAATGATGATGCAGACGGGACTTTTTGACGGACTTTCGTGGAGCAAGCTGGGTGATCTGTTGGTATATCATCCCGAAGAACCGATGTTGTTCAGCAGCGGATTGTTTTTCTGTTTGTTCTGTATATTCTCTTTATTCTACGTGGCATTGTGGAAACATACGCTGGCACGGATTATATACGTGACTCTGTTCTCTCTTTATTTCTATTATAAGAGCAGTGGCTTGTGGTTTGGACTACTGATCTTTACGGCCAGTTCTGATTTTCTGATCGCCCGGATCATGACGCGTCTGGATGAAACCTGGAAGAAAAAGTGCATGGTGACGCTGAGCCTTTGTGTCAATTTAGGAATGTTAGCTTATTTCAAGTATTTCAATTTCCTGTTAGATTTGGGTTCGTCTTTCTTGCGCGAACTGGGTGTGTGGTTTCATTACCAGCCTTGGGCTTCGCTGGAAGTTGCTCCTTTGCAGATATTTCTCCCTGTAGGAATTTCTTTCTTTACTTTTCAAAGCATCAGTTATGTAATTGATGTGTACCGGGGCCGTATCCAGCCTCTTAATCGCTGGATCGATTATGTGTTCTATGTATCGTTTTTCCCGCAGTTGGTGGCGGGGCCGATTGTGCGGGCACGTGATTTTATCCCGCAGATCTACCGGAATCCGATTGTGACGAGAGATGAATTTGGCGAAGGCATATTCCTTATCGTTTGCGGTTTGTTTAAGAAATGTGTGATATCCGACTATATTAGTCTGAACTTTGTTGACCGGGTTTTCGATGCTCCGGCTTTGTATACGGGGTTAGAGAATCTGATGGGTGTATATGGATATACATTGCAAATCTATTGCGACTTTTCCGGCTATTCGGATATGGCCATCGGAATAGCTCTTCTTTTAGGATTCCGCTTTAATATCAACTTTGATTCTCCTTACCAGTCGGCAACGATTACTGAATTCTGGAGGCGGTGGCATATTTCATTGTCGAGCTGGCTGAAAGACTATTTGTATATCTCGCTGGGCGGAAACCGGAAGGGAAAAAGGCGCACCTATGTCAATCTGATCCTGACCATGTTGTTGGGCGGTCTGTGGCACGGCGCTTCTGTGCGTTTTATTCTTTGGGGCGCCTTGCATGGCGTAGCCTTGGCCATTCATAAAGCTGTTATGGCTGCTTTCTCCAGTTTCAAGAAAGTTGGAAATGAAATGACGCCCTTGCGTCGTGTCGTGGGTGTTTTTATCACCTTTCACCTGGTCTGTTTCGGATGGATTTTATTCCGGGCTGATTCGATGCAGAAGGTAGGAGAGATGCTGACTCAAATAGTCTCCAACTTCCATCCGGAAGTCTTTCTCCAGTTTGTTTCGGGTTACAAAGGTGTTTTCGCGTTGATGATAATAGGCTATGTCTTTCATTTTATTCCTAAGCGGATTGAAATGTACTTGCAAAAGTGGGTCACCGATTCGCCTTTGGTGGTGCAGGCCTTGCTGTTGTCGTTGGCGATCTTGACCGTTGTCCAATTTAAGAGTGCCGGTGTTCAACCTTTTATTTATTTTCAGTTCTGA
- a CDS encoding GDSL-type esterase/lipase family protein gives MQDRNNWLRIGGVAVGIIFTVSVWAQSLLHSQQDESRNVEPTAVELPLPLPGMLVEGCDTLSFPSDSTHSLMHFFSLLDSLKAGKDTVLTIVHLGDSHIQAGKYSGKVMRLLQHEFGNAGRGWVAPFKLSRTNEPDDYFITSSVRDWIAGRCIQRKRKTSVGMGGIGVRSMSSSINLNVRMAPNNGAGYAFNQAILYRRYNAMPMLPTDESKQIAEASLADSVYTGVKADTFRLSRMTDTLLLHSTRRKQGTDVLLPASSFNNTYYGFSLTNGKPGILYHSIGVNGAMYVNYTDKEYLQRLSLLRPQLLIISLGTNETFGRNFSGLEFSEQVHRFLSLVKEVMPQTEILLTTPPECYKRTYVKKKRVYVRNVNTEKAAAALRQIAREEGIACWDLFTATGGKNSCRKWYTQHLMSKDRIHFTQRGYEDQGVLLYRALMNAYNAHLGQDVKLNQQVEGEL, from the coding sequence GTGCAGGACAGGAATAATTGGTTGCGAATTGGAGGTGTCGCCGTTGGTATTATATTTACTGTGTCAGTCTGGGCTCAGTCGTTACTACATTCTCAGCAAGATGAATCTCGAAATGTGGAGCCAACAGCCGTAGAACTTCCTTTACCGCTGCCGGGAATGTTGGTGGAAGGATGTGATACTTTATCATTTCCGTCGGATAGTACACATTCCTTGATGCACTTCTTTTCTCTGCTTGACTCGTTGAAGGCAGGAAAAGATACGGTATTGACAATCGTTCATCTGGGTGATTCCCATATTCAGGCCGGCAAATACAGTGGTAAAGTCATGCGCTTGCTCCAGCATGAATTCGGAAATGCCGGCAGAGGCTGGGTAGCTCCGTTTAAGTTAAGCCGTACGAATGAGCCGGATGACTATTTTATTACCTCTTCTGTTCGGGATTGGATTGCCGGGCGCTGCATCCAGCGGAAACGGAAAACCTCCGTTGGAATGGGTGGAATAGGAGTCAGGAGCATGTCTTCTTCCATTAATCTGAATGTGCGGATGGCTCCGAATAATGGGGCAGGTTATGCTTTTAATCAGGCTATTTTGTACCGGCGTTATAATGCCATGCCCATGCTTCCTACGGATGAGAGTAAACAGATAGCGGAAGCGTCTTTGGCTGATTCTGTATATACTGGAGTAAAAGCAGATACTTTCCGATTGAGTCGTATGACCGATACGTTGCTGCTTCACAGTACGCGGCGTAAGCAGGGCACAGATGTGTTGTTGCCGGCTTCGTCGTTTAATAATACCTATTATGGGTTTTCATTGACAAATGGCAAGCCTGGCATTCTGTATCATTCGATTGGTGTGAATGGGGCTATGTATGTGAATTACACGGATAAGGAATATCTGCAGCGGCTTTCTTTGCTTAGGCCTCAGCTTTTGATCATATCGCTTGGAACGAATGAAACCTTCGGTCGGAATTTCTCCGGTCTTGAATTTAGTGAACAAGTGCATCGGTTTCTGTCGCTGGTGAAAGAAGTCATGCCGCAGACCGAGATTCTGCTCACGACTCCTCCAGAATGTTATAAAAGAACCTATGTCAAGAAAAAACGGGTTTATGTCAGGAATGTAAATACTGAAAAAGCAGCTGCTGCCTTGAGGCAGATAGCCCGTGAAGAAGGCATTGCCTGCTGGGATCTGTTTACGGCTACTGGAGGAAAGAACTCATGTCGCAAGTGGTACACTCAGCATTTGATGAGTAAAGACCGGATTCATTTTACTCAACGTGGTTATGAGGATCAGGGTGTATTATTGTATCGGGCATTGATGAATGCCTATAATGCTCATCTCGGGCAAGATGTAAAACTAAATCAGCAAGTGGAGGGTGAATTATGA